A stretch of Acropora palmata chromosome 9, jaAcrPala1.3, whole genome shotgun sequence DNA encodes these proteins:
- the LOC141892061 gene encoding uncharacterized protein LOC141892061, which translates to MPRRNRIPLEHRERIVRAFDDEEEDYLLVADTLGVNRSTARGIVARYIREGRIRERPRGGRNNVRVDDEMRDCLEEIINENCLLTLTQINHELRRRLPVKPEIHDRTVSRTLDGMLFRVKLARPLPADRNRPDVLNKRVDYATWFMNYAVVRHCVFVDECGYNIWTARSHGRARQGERAYRQVCGQRGRNLTVTMAISPINGIVFSSAFVGGMNAARFDNFLTQARTNLDPEESVIFVYDGAPAHRNPTVPAPNTELKMLPPYSPFLNIVEQAISCLKAAIKADISRPEIQRRMDDRDEARVRGIPLGEFRTQQLHEALHRNIDTITAAKSAQWYRFMQTYLPKCLNREVIEG; encoded by the coding sequence ATGCCACGGAGAAACCGAATACCACTCGAACACAGAGAGAGAATCGTTAGAGCATTCGATGACGAGGAGGAAGACTATCTTTTAGTCGCAGATACGCTTGGAGTGAATCGATCAACGGCAAGAGGCATCGTGGCGCGCTACATCAGAGAAGGCAGGATCCGGGAGAGACCAAGAGGTGGTAGAAACAACGTGCGCGTGGATGATGAGATGAGAGATTGTCTCGAGGAGATCATCAACGAAAACTGTTTACTCACACTTACTCAGATAAACCACGAACTGAGGAGAAGACTACCAGTCAAACCCGAGATCCATGACCGCACCGTATCAAGGACATTAGACGGGATGCTGTTTCGAGTAAAACTGGCAAGGCCCCTCCCTGCTGACAGAAACAGACCTGATGTGCTGAACAAGAGAGTCGATTACGCGACATGGTTTATGAACTATGCCGTAGTGCGACACTGTGTGTTTGTAGACGAATGCGGCTACAACATCTGGACGGCCAGAAGTCACGGTAGAGCGCGGCAAGGAGAGAGAGCCTATCGCCAAGTTTGCGGCCAGCGAGGAAGAAACTTGACTGTGACAATGGCAATATCGCCTATTAATGGAATTGTGTTTTCCTCCGCTTTTGTTGGCGGAATGAATGCAGCGCGTTTCGATAATTTCCTGACACAGGCAAGGACAAATCTGGATCCAGAAGAGTCCGTTATCTTTGTATATGACGGAGCACCGGCCCACCGAAACCCTACCGTTCCCGCCCCAAACACGGAGTTGAAAATGCTTCCTCCCTATAGTCCTTTTTTAAACATCGTGGAGCAGGCAATTAGTTGTCTGAAAGCAGCAATTAAGGCCGACATCTCTCGTCCGGAAATCCAAAGACGTATGGATGACAGAGATGAAGCCAGAGTCCGAGGAATTCCACTAGGGGAGTTTCGCACACAGCAACTACATGAGGCTCTGCACCGaaatattgacacaattacagCAGCTAAAAGTGCGCAATGGTACCGCTTCATGCAGACCTATCtgccaaaatgtttaaatagaGAGGTTATTGAAGGGTAA
- the LOC141892063 gene encoding cold-inducible RNA-binding protein-like codes for MTNFIERDERCIFVGNLEARVTEEILWELFLQAGPLEAVHIAKDKETGKQKAFGFVSFTHEVSVPYAISLMDGIPLYGKPIMVKTAEQSSNTNSPGNQSPSNYGYPFPDNPQLRRHLFDTPSGHFSPQPGLRTPSPLLMDSGCRNFQQGLSSPRGVWAMPSPWQQNGGQSYPLRNSPQYGQQFCQPQAPNRQSRSYYSS; via the exons ATGACTAACTTCATTGAACGTGATGAGCGTTGTATATTCGTAGGGAACCTAGAAGCTCGTGTGACAGAGGAAATTCTCTGGGAACTCTTTTTGCAG GCTGGTCCACTAGAAGCTGTACATATTGCAAAGGACAAAGAAACTGGGAAACAAAAGGCCTTTGGTTTTGTGAGCTTTACACATGAAGTCTCAGTACCTTATGCTATCAGCCTTATGGATGGTATTCCATTATATGGAAAACCAATAATGGTCAAAACTGCAGAACAGAGTTCCAACACAAATTCACCAGGGAATCAAAGTCCTTCAAATTATGGTTACCCCTTTCCTGACAATCCGCAGCTTCGAAGACACTTATTTGATACTCCAAGTGGACACTTCAGCCCACAGCCAGGCTTAAGAACTCCATCTCCTCTTTTAATGGACAGTGGCTGTAGAAATTTTCAACAAGGCCTCTCATCTCCCAGAGGTGTGTGGGCTATGCCAtcaccatggcaacaaaatggaGGACAAAGCTATCCCCTTAGAAATAGCCCACAATATGGTCAACAATTCTGTCAACCACAGGCCCCTAACAGACAATCAAGATCCTATTATTCTTCATAG
- the LOC141892592 gene encoding uncharacterized protein LOC141892592, whose translation MASHDKNCFLSSVALTDIEQDRIEWESLAAAFAEVQRAIENHLKTLAVRPLSISRRKCENIRTGNPGRLQFYISPETLEGNRAQKTYGSIENYRLCLQVIDIRFTVMYTLLCPIEH comes from the exons ATGGCAAGCCATGACAAAAATTG TTTTTTGAGCTCTGTTGCCTTAACTGACATTGAGCAAGATCGGATCGAGTGGGAATCTCTAGCTGCAGCGTTCGCAGAAGTACAGCGGGCTATTGAAAATCATCTCAAAACTCTAGCAGTACGACCTTTATCAATTTCTCGACGTAAATGTGAAAATATCAGGACGGGAAATCCTGGGAGACTACAGTTCTATATATCTCCTGAAACGTTAGAAGGCAATAGAGCTCAAAAGACTTATGGTTCGATCGAGAACTACAGATTGTGCTTGCAAGTCATTGATATCCGTTTCACTGTTATGTACACACTCCTCTGTCCTATCGAGCACTGA